In a single window of the Branchiostoma floridae strain S238N-H82 chromosome 2, Bfl_VNyyK, whole genome shotgun sequence genome:
- the LOC118409125 gene encoding 5-hydroxytryptamine receptor 3A-like — protein sequence MTAGKTCTYIFTVEFPFFLVPAVKGCKDPGNPQFGKRKPILKFYWPGETITYTCDTGFKFREDSSPNRAKCVINNTTGDADWDTRQPDCEVDYNFKFQKELLSADVYVKELAPTTRLKIKAYVVNIINLDEKSEQIVTSFKAEYTWRDNRLQWDPEEYGRSFVPLVLDDQVWKPTLTLQRNADTDYSGGFPKTEVRLDSTGDVTWPITSLTTTTCTLDPFLFPHDNMTCKVCWQVGEVNTIECSNSTTRRDTNFLTCQNNEADIVTGEWRGKTTLSAIDHTACLTMTLKRDPTYHYSTTISPCLILIVLMIITFIMPIDKGDRIGFGVTILLSMVVSLVVVTGFLPVSSALPFIAMLIIVCMALMALFMLTTLFIIIIHDKKGPVPKWARTLFLKNIARALLMGDLTKKLKSEEPTRPSTSDKVDDTEGCDIPLFNMHIDGASSEDDKPSLDTRNEVGTAIIGRLDELKVSVRQLSDALTQASRGDDDGEVAEYALLANVLDRLSLILYIIAICVAIPCTLLIGRPRIIPD from the exons ATGACGGCAGGAAAGACTTGTACATATATCTTTACAGTGGAATTTCCCTTCTTTCTCGTCCCTGCAGTTAAAGGGTGCAAGGATCCCGGCAACCCCCAGTTTGGAAAGAGAAAACCCATTCTGAAGTTCTACTGGCCAGGTGAAACTATCACCTACACATGTGATACAGGATTCAAGTTCAGAGAAGACTCCTCGCCTAATAGAGCAAAATGTGTTATTAATAACACAACAGGAGATGCTGACTGGGACACACGGCAACCAGACTGCGAAG TCGACTACAATTTCAAGTTCCAAAAGGAACTCCTGAGCGCGGATGTCTACGTCAAGGAGTTGGCTCCAACAACTAGACTGAAAATAAAGGCATATGTTGTCAACATCATCAACCTG GATGAAAAATCGGAACAAATAGTAACATCGTTTAAGGCTGAATAC ACATGGAGAGACAACCGGTTGCAGTGGGATCCCGAAGAATATGGTCGGTCTTTTGTTCCCCTTGTCCTTGATGACCAGGTCTGGAAACCAACGTTGACACTGCAGAGAAa CGCGGACACGGATTACAGCGGGGGGTTCCCAAAGACTGAGGTAAGACTGGATAGTACCGGTGACGTGACCTGGCCGATCACATCACTAACAACCACGACGTGTACATTGGACCCCTTCCTCTTCCCGCACGACAACATGACGTGTAAGGTGTGCTGGCAAGTCGGAGAAGTTAACACAATAG aatGTTCCAATTCAACAACACGCAGAGACACGAACTTCCTGACCTGCCAAAATAACGAGGCGGACATTGTCACCGGAGAGTGGCGAGGAAAAACGACCCTTTCAGCCATCGACCACACGGCCTGTCTGACTATGACTCTGAAACGAGACCCCACCTACCACTACTCCACAACCATCTCTCCCTGCCTCATCCTCATCGTCCTCATGATCATCACCTTCATCATGCCCATCGACAAAGGCGACAGGATTGGCTTCGGCGTCACCATTCTTCTGTCCATGGTGGTGTCGCTGGTGGTCGTCACAGGATTCCTACCTGTGTCAAGTGCGCTGCCATTCATCG CTATGCTGATCATTGTGTGCATGGCTCTGATGGCACTGTTCATGCTGACGAcccttttcatcatcatcatacacgACAAGAAGGGACCTGTCCCAAAATGGGCGCGGACGCTCTTCCTGAAGAACATAGCAAG GGCCTTATTAATGGGAGACTTGACCAAGAAGCTGAAAAGTGAAGAGCCAACAAGACCCAGCACAAGTGACAAAGTAGACGACACCGAAGGATGCGACATCCCCTTATTCAACATGCACATCGATGGCGCATCATCCGAAGATGACAAACCTTCTCTGGACACAAGAAATGAGGTCGGCACTGCCATCATTGGGAGACTGGATGAGTTGAAGGTCAGTGTTAGGCAATTGTCCGACGCCCTGACACAGGCGAGCCGTGGTGATGACGATGGCGAAGTCGCAGAGTACGCTTTGTTGGCTAACGTCCTCGACAGGTTGAGCCTGATCCTGTACATCATCGCCATCTGTGTGGCCATACCGTGTACTCTGCTCATTGGTCGCCCACGGATCATTCCTGACTAA
- the LOC118409807 gene encoding plasminogen-like has protein sequence MRTLPSWIGVVVWCLFYNGVSSQPRDCQVGDGTSYRGTVAVTRTGRTCQRWDSQTPHGHDRTPANYPQAGLEQNYCRNPDGEPGVWCFTTDPGMRWELCDIPCVCESLTTDTGTFTSPNYPDNYPENLNCRYEISVTPPKVIRLTFTYFELEDPFDWVYVYDGNTTDSTFQISEKPTILL, from the exons ATGCGCACACTACCATCGTGGATTGGCGTGGTGGTATGGTGCCTGTTCTACAATGGCGTCTCCTCCCAACCAC GAGATTGCCAGGTTGGAGACGGAACATCTTACCGAGGAACAGTCGCCGTGACCAGAACAGGCAggacgtgtcagcgctgggacagtcagactcCTCATGGACACGACAGGACACCTGCTAATTACCCACAGGCCGgactggagcagaactactgccggaatcctgACGGCGAACCAGGAGTTTGGTGCTTCACCACGGATCCCGGCATGAGATGGGAGCTGTGTGACATACCATGTG TTTGCGAGAGCCTAACGACTGACACCGGGACCTTCACCAGCCCGAACTACCCAGACAACTACCCTGAAAATCTGAACTGCCGGTACGAGATCTCCGTCACCCCGCCCAAGGTCATCAGACTGACCTTCACGTACTTTGAACTTGAGGACCCCTTTGACTGGGTGTATGTGTATGACGGAAACACAACAGATTCCACATTTCAGATAAGTGAGAAGCCAACGATTCTTCTGTAA
- the LOC118409124 gene encoding ribonucleoside-diphosphate reductase small chain-like: MASQDEESFSDAKSVLGSEQGDSTSETDSAQSGSESTYMANTIKQLISLVLAFFAASDGIVNENLVERFTKEVQVPEVRCFYGFQIAIENIHSEMYSLLIDTYVKDPHEREHLFSAIETIPCVKKKADWALKWTGDEKSTFGDRVVAFAAVEGIFFSGAFAAIFWLRKRGLMPGLTFSNELISRDEGLHADFACLMVSYLINKPSQERIHQIIDDAVKIEQEFLTEALPVKLIGMNQDLMKQYIEFVADRLLGELMCSKLYNSENPFDFMENISLEGKTNFFEKKVGEYQKMGVMSSSEQQKFTLDADF, from the exons atggcgtcacaagatgaagaaagcttCTCAGACGCCAAATCTGTGCtgggctccgagcagggagactccacaTCAGAAACCGACAGCGCccaaagtggttccgaga gcacgtacatggcaaatac AATAAAGCAACTAATAAGCCTTGTCCTGGCATTCTTTGCAGCTAGTGACGGTATCGTGAATGAAAATCTGGTAGAGAGATTCACCAAAGAGGTGCAGGTGCCTGAGGTGAGGTGCTTCTATGGCTTCCAGATTGCCATTGAGAACATCCATTCTGAAATGTACAGCCTCTTAATCGACACCTATGTGAAGGATCCGCATGAAAGAGAGCATCTGTTCAGTGCCATTGAGACCATACCTTGTGTAAAGAAGAAGGCTGACTGGGCCCTAAAGTGGACCGGAGACGAGAAAAGCACTTTTGGGGATCGTGTGGTTGCGTTTGCCGCTGTGGAAGGGATATTTTTCTCCGGGGCCTTCGCAGCAATTTTCTGGTTAAGGAAAAGAGGGCTCATGCCGGGGCTAACTTTCTCTAATGAGCTGATCAGTAGAGACGAGGGTCTGCACGCCGACTTTGCCTGTCTTATGGTCAGCTATCTGATCAATAAGCCTAGTCAAGAACGCATTCACCAGATTATCGACGATGCTGTTAAGATTGAgcaagagttcctgacggaagctcttcctgtgaagctgattgggatgaatcaagacctgatgaaacagtacatcGAGTTTGTCGCGGATAGGCTGCTGGGCGAACTCATGTGcagtaagctttacaacagcgagaacccctttgacttcatggagaacatttctctggagggaaagaccaacttctttgagaaaAAGGTGGGAGAGTACCAGAAGATGGGGGTTatgtcctcctctgaacagcagaagttcacgctggatgctgacttttga
- the LOC118409123 gene encoding ribonucleoside-diphosphate reductase small chain-like yields the protein MASQDEESFSDAKSVLGSEQGDSTSETDSAQSGSESTYMANTIKQLISLVLAFFAASDGIVNENLVERFTKEVQVPEVRCFYGFQIAIENIHSEMYSLLIDTYVKDPHEREHLFSAIETIPCVKKKADWALKWTGDEKSTFGDRVVAFAAVEGIFFSGAFAAIFWLRKRGLMPGLTFSNELISRDEGLHADFACLMVSYLINKPSQERIHQIIDDAVKIEQEFLTEALPVKLIGMNQDLMKQYIEFVADRLLGELMCSKLYNSENPFDFMENISLEGKTNFFEKKVGEYQKMGVMSSSEQQKFTLDADF from the exons atggcgtcacaagatgaagaaagcttCTCAGACGCCAAATCTGTGCtgggctccgagcagggagactccacaTCAGAAACCGACAGCGCccaaagtggttccgaga gcacgtacatggcaaatac AATAAAGCAACTAATAAGCCTTGTCCTGGCATTCTTTGCAGCTAGTGACGGTATCGTGAATGAAAATCTGGTAGAGAGATTCACCAAAGAGGTGCAGGTGCCTGAGGTGAGGTGCTTCTATGGCTTCCAGATTGCCATTGAGAACATCCATTCTGAAATGTACAGCCTCTTAATCGACACCTATGTGAAGGATCCGCATGAAAGAGAGCATCTGTTCAGTGCCATTGAGACCATACCTTGTGTAAAGAAGAAGGCTGACTGGGCCCTAAAGTGGACCGGAGACGAGAAAAGCACTTTTGGGGATCGTGTGGTTGCGTTTGCCGCTGTGGAAGGGATATTTTTCTCCGGGGCCTTCGCAGCAATTTTCTGGTTAAGGAAAAGAGGACTCATGCCGGGGCTAACTTTCTCTAATGAGCTGATCAGTAGAGACGAGGGTCTGCACGCCGACTTTGCCTGTCTTATGGTCAGCTATCTGATCAATAAGCCTAGTCAAGAACGCATTCACCAGATTATCGACGATGCTGTTAAGATTGAgcaagagttcctgacggaagctcttcctgtgaagctgattgggatgaatcaagacctgatgaaacagtacatcGAGTTTGTCGCGGATAGGCTGCTGGGCGAACTCATGTGcagtaagctttacaacagcgagaacccctttgacttcatggagaacatttctctggagggaaagaccaacttctttgagaaaAAGGTGGGAGAGTACCAGAAGATGGGGGTTatgtcctcctctgaacagcagaagttc